CGGCAACCGCCTCGGCGAAAAGCTGTTCGACCAGCAGGTCAACATCTGGGCCGACCCGTGGGACAAGGACGTGCCGGTGCTCCCTTGGGATAACAACACCATGCTGCCGCGCGAACGCATGGCGATGATCAAGGACGGCCGCGTCGCCTCGCTCGACTACTCGCCGTACTGGGCGAAGAAAATGGGCAAGCGCCCGGTCGGCTCGCCCGGCAACATGATCATGGCCGGCACCAGCAAGTCCACCGCGGATCTGATCGCCAACACCAAGAAGGGTGTGCTGGTGACGCGCACCTGGTATATCCGCCTGGTCGATCCGCAGTCGGTGCTTCTCACCGGCCTCACGCGCGACGGCACCTTCTACATCGAGAACGGCAAGATCAAGCACCCGATCAAGAACTTCCGCTTCAACGAAAGCCCGGTCACGATGCTCAACAACATCGAGGAGATCGGCAAGCCGCAGATCATCGCCGGCGACGAAGTGCAGTATTCGATGCTGATCCCGCCGATGAAAGTGCGCGACTTTAATTTCACGTCCCTGTCGGACGCTGTGTAACGGAGAGTTTGTGGAACGACGTACCTTCCTCAGGATCGGCGGCGGCGCCGCCGGCGCCATGCTGGTGCCGGTGTTCGGCAACGCCATCGCCGCAGAAGAACTGCTCAACCCCGTCGCGCTGCCGTTCAAGAAGGCGCTGGCCGACGCCGGCCTGAACGCCGCCACCAAGGCCGGCGCCAGCTACTGCGACGTGCGCATCGGGCGCTACCTGAACCAGTTCATCACCACGCGCGACCTGAACGTCGAAAATGTCGTCAACACCGAGTCTTACGGTGTCGGCGTGCGCGTCATCGCCAACGGCGCCTACGGCTTCGCCTCGACCAACGACGTGTCGCCGGACGGCGTGGCGGGCGCCGCGCGCCAGGCGGTGGCCATCGCCCGCGCCAACGCGAAGCTGCAAACGGAACCGCTGCAGATGGCGCCGGTGAAGGGCGTGGGAGAAGTCAGCTGGGCCACGCCGATGACGCGCGACTGGCGCACGGTCCCGGTCAAGGACAAGGCCGACATGCTGGTCGCCGCCAGCAAGGCCGGCCTGGACGCGGGCGCCACCTTCATGACGGCCAACCTGTTCCAGGTCAACCAGCAGAAGTACTTCGCCTCCACCGACGGCTCCTACATCGACCAGGACATCCATCGCCTGTGGGCGCCGGTCACCGCCACCGCGGTCGACAAGGCCAACAACCGCTTCCGCACCTGCAACAGCATGGCCGCGCCAGTCGGCATGGGCTTCGAATATTTCGACGCGCGCGCCGCCGACAAGGTGCGGGCCGCCGGCGGCGTCGCCACGCTGTACACCCGCTCGACCGACCTGGCCGAGGATGCGCGTGCGGCGGGCCGCGGCGCGAAGATGAAGCTCACCGCCAAATCGGTCGAACCGGGCAAGTACGACCTCGTGCTCAGTCCCGAACACCTGTTCCTGACCATCCACGAATCGGTCGGCCATCCGACGGAGCTCGATCGCGTGCTTGGTTACGAGGCCAACTACGCCGGCACCAGTTTCGCCACGCTGGACAAGTGGCAGACGAAGAAATTCAAGTTCGGCTCCGATCGCGTCAACTTCATCGCCGACAAGACCACGCCGGGATCGCTCGGCGCCGTCGCGTTTGACGACGAGGGCGTCAGGTGCAAGCGCTGGGACATCATCAGGGACGGCGTGCTGGTCAACTACCAGGCCACGCGCGACCAGGCCCACGTGATCGGCGAGAAGGAATCGCACGGCTGCTCGTACGCCGATTCGTGGAACAGCGTGCAGTTCCAGCGCATGCCCAACGTCTCGCTGGCCGCCGGCAAGGACAAGCTCACGCCCGATGAAATGATCGCCGACGTCAAGAAGGGTATCTACATCCTCGGCCGCGGCTCCTACTCGATCGACCAGCAGCGCTACAACTTCCAGTTCGGCGGCCAGCTGTATTTCGAGATCAAAAACGGCAAGATCGTCGGCCCTCTGGAGGACGTCGCCTACCAGTCGAACACCCAGGAATTCTGGAACGCCTGCAGCGCCATCTGCGACCAGCGCGACTGGCGCATGGGCGGTTCCTTCTTCGACGGCAAAGGCCAGCCTAGCCAGGTCAGCGCGGTGTCGCATGGCTCCGCCACCACCCGCTTCAACGGCATCAACGTGATCAACACCGCTCGCAAGATCGGCTAAGGAGACTGCAGGATGAAACAGATGAACCACGACGAAGCAAA
This window of the Massilia sp. R2A-15 genome carries:
- a CDS encoding TldD/PmbA family protein, coding for MERRTFLRIGGGAAGAMLVPVFGNAIAAEELLNPVALPFKKALADAGLNAATKAGASYCDVRIGRYLNQFITTRDLNVENVVNTESYGVGVRVIANGAYGFASTNDVSPDGVAGAARQAVAIARANAKLQTEPLQMAPVKGVGEVSWATPMTRDWRTVPVKDKADMLVAASKAGLDAGATFMTANLFQVNQQKYFASTDGSYIDQDIHRLWAPVTATAVDKANNRFRTCNSMAAPVGMGFEYFDARAADKVRAAGGVATLYTRSTDLAEDARAAGRGAKMKLTAKSVEPGKYDLVLSPEHLFLTIHESVGHPTELDRVLGYEANYAGTSFATLDKWQTKKFKFGSDRVNFIADKTTPGSLGAVAFDDEGVRCKRWDIIRDGVLVNYQATRDQAHVIGEKESHGCSYADSWNSVQFQRMPNVSLAAGKDKLTPDEMIADVKKGIYILGRGSYSIDQQRYNFQFGGQLYFEIKNGKIVGPLEDVAYQSNTQEFWNACSAICDQRDWRMGGSFFDGKGQPSQVSAVSHGSATTRFNGINVINTARKIG